The genomic window GTATTATTAAAATAGGAATCTCTTCATTAACGAACTCGTCTCCTACAATTAGTAGTTTTGTTTATGATACTGCGTTTAAGAGCAAACCTTTCAAAGCCAGCTTTTTCAAATCAGACCCTGATAACGACAGTATTTCATATCAGCTAACTAATTGCTTCGTTGATAAATATTTATTTCCAAATTCGAGTATTACATTCGAATTAGATTCAATAACTGGTGAACTTTTATGGAATAGCCCGACATCTTCAGGAATATTCGCAATTGGTATTGAGACTATTGAATGGCGTGGAGGAATAATGATTGGGTCAACTATTATCCAATCACTCGTCTTAGTGATAGAGACAGACAATATAAACAGCATGTCACATAGTAATGAGTTAATTAAACTATATCCGAACCCTACTAAAGGCAAAGTTTTTTGCAAAAAAAATCAAAATGAGAATGAAGTATATGCATTTGAAGTGTACAATGATAAAGGATTAAAAGTTAATTCTGGGAATTTAAAAAATAACTATGAAATTATAAATTTGCAAAACTTCTCATCTGGTATTTATTTTATAAAATTTTCTTGTCTAAATTCTTATCAAACTTCTAAAATAGTGTTGAAATAAGAAAAACGTACCACAACAAAGGCTTTACCCAATAAGGGTTTTAGAGAATTTTGAACAGAAATGCAAGTGTTGAAATTTAGTAATAATTTTGAAAGAATATGCTTCGAAATCCCTTACTGGGCAAAGCCAAAACGTTACAGGGCATTTTGAACCAAACCATTATCGTATCAAATAGAATCATATCGTATCATAAATATCGAACATTTATCGAATAAAAACGTATCGTATCGTATCAGTATTGAAAATTATTGATACATTTGTGGTATGGAAAATACAGTTCACACATTTAGATTAAATATTGATTGGGAGTTAATAAACCTGATAAGTCAAGTTGACAGGTTTGATGCGTCATGGACATCAATTGAGAAAAGAGAAGGACAAAGTCTCAAACAATTGAAATCAATAGCAACTGTGAGGAGCGTTGGTGCTTCAACCAGAATTGAAGGATCGAAATTGTCTAATGAAGAAGTTGAAGTTCTTCTTAAAGAAATTGATATCACAAAAATTGAGGATAGGGATTCACAAGAAGTTCTTGGGTATTTTGACACATTAGACTTAATATCTGGATTATACGATGACATAAAAATCAATGAGAACGGACTAAAGAACCTTCATAATATCTTATTGAAATACAGCGACAAGGACAAATGGCATAAAGGAGACTACAAACAACATAGTAATTCAGTTGAGGCCAAACTATCTGATGGAACTAAACAAATAATTTTTAGAACTACAGAAGCAGGTTACCCAACACAAGATGCTATGCGCCTTTTAATTGACTGGTATAAAAAAGACAATAAAACTCATCCTTTGGTCAAATGTGCGTTATTCGCATATGATTTTGTAAGCATCCATCCCTTTCAAGATGGAAACGGAAGATTAAGCAGACTAATTTCAACTTTATTGCTTCTCAAAAATGGATACAAGTGGATTCAATACGTAAGTTTTGAACATGAAATCGAAAGTAGAAAAAATGAATATTATCGAGTTCTGAGAAACTGCCAAGCACAACGTCCTAACGAAAATGTTACTGAATGGGTAAATTTCTTTT from Bacteroidota bacterium includes these protein-coding regions:
- a CDS encoding T9SS type A sorting domain-containing protein, with product MKRFLLFSIICFVSISSFSQNVIGGDIAYKYISIDYYEITVTLLTIDSITGKNFVAFDYGDNYKDTVFSYDSIKYSTHITQRNYVTTHTYPGFGYYYLIAIADNWISGIQNIENSINESFKLACIIKIGISSLTNSSPTISSFVYDTAFKSKPFKASFFKSDPDNDSISYQLTNCFVDKYLFPNSSITFELDSITGELLWNSPTSSGIFAIGIETIEWRGGIMIGSTIIQSLVLVIETDNINSMSHSNELIKLYPNPTKGKVFCKKNQNENEVYAFEVYNDKGLKVNSGNLKNNYEIINLQNFSSGIYFIKFSCLNSYQTSKIVLK
- a CDS encoding Fic family protein, translated to MENTVHTFRLNIDWELINLISQVDRFDASWTSIEKREGQSLKQLKSIATVRSVGASTRIEGSKLSNEEVEVLLKEIDITKIEDRDSQEVLGYFDTLDLISGLYDDIKINENGLKNLHNILLKYSDKDKWHKGDYKQHSNSVEAKLSDGTKQIIFRTTEAGYPTQDAMRLLIDWYKKDNKTHPLVKCALFAYDFVSIHPFQDGNGRLSRLISTLLLLKNGYKWIQYVSFEHEIESRKNEYYRVLRNCQAQRPNENVTEWVNFFFNALINIQGQLMKKLEFKGVETQLSPREKSILTFIGNNAGCKSGEIAKKLGIPSPTVKRILPELLEKNLITKHGVGPGTNYSLK